A window of the Desulfobacula toluolica Tol2 genome harbors these coding sequences:
- a CDS encoding sodium:solute symporter family protein: MVAVIIITGLCLVSVYISYVAFRKGFTKSADDYFVAGSSLGYFVLVFSLLASFLSAFSMFGMSSFGYRLGFGSLYVLTANLVPLGFLWYFIHKKTFLLGRARKWMTMGAPFGERYGTPMRIVLVLVVLVASVPYIVAQIQGIGVMLEAMSEGIISFHAGLFFVPFFIALYLMMGGMKGAAWVNAIQGVFFSIMVFVLFFFVMMKNGGFVPTMELVMAKHPNLFQIGWAGGKVWSYPMIFGMAAAMCLGCVCFPQPFMHAYSSRSARGLKAMFLSFGGICLFIITMPTLIGIAGNAIVPGLKGVEADKIYGLVAAATMPDWLAAFAVAGGFTAAMSTVNGLVFGNAANLSVDVIKIMRPETKPSELITIARVFVAIIMAICVFIAWNPNTPVAELSIIAFGTVAVTFFALWGAYYWKRATATGAILSILVGVCLNITFFFVGGKAMVLFPQKSLFQLNGFLASFIIAGIVFFVGSYLTTPGKTEQKSLKLFFHPVLNK, translated from the coding sequence ATGGTAGCCGTCATTATTATTACCGGGCTTTGTCTGGTATCCGTCTATATCAGTTATGTGGCATTTCGCAAGGGATTTACAAAAAGTGCAGATGATTATTTTGTAGCAGGGTCAAGTCTTGGTTATTTTGTGCTTGTTTTCAGCCTTCTGGCATCTTTTTTAAGTGCCTTTTCCATGTTCGGAATGTCAAGCTTTGGATACCGCCTGGGATTTGGCTCTTTATATGTTTTGACAGCCAACCTGGTTCCTTTGGGGTTCTTATGGTATTTCATTCACAAAAAAACATTTCTTCTGGGAAGGGCCCGAAAGTGGATGACCATGGGCGCGCCATTTGGTGAACGATACGGCACTCCCATGAGAATTGTTCTGGTACTTGTTGTCCTTGTGGCATCCGTTCCCTATATTGTCGCCCAGATCCAGGGAATAGGGGTCATGCTGGAGGCCATGAGCGAGGGCATCATCTCTTTTCATGCGGGTCTGTTTTTTGTTCCCTTTTTTATAGCATTATATCTGATGATGGGCGGAATGAAAGGGGCGGCCTGGGTCAACGCCATCCAGGGGGTCTTTTTTTCCATCATGGTGTTTGTCCTTTTCTTTTTTGTCATGATGAAAAACGGCGGGTTTGTTCCGACCATGGAGCTGGTCATGGCAAAACATCCCAACCTTTTCCAGATTGGCTGGGCAGGAGGCAAAGTCTGGAGCTATCCCATGATTTTTGGAATGGCAGCAGCCATGTGTCTGGGGTGTGTCTGTTTTCCGCAACCTTTTATGCATGCCTATTCAAGCCGGTCTGCAAGGGGCTTGAAAGCCATGTTCCTTTCATTTGGCGGCATTTGTCTGTTCATCATTACCATGCCCACATTGATCGGTATTGCCGGCAATGCCATTGTTCCCGGACTTAAAGGGGTTGAAGCCGATAAAATTTACGGTCTTGTTGCCGCAGCCACCATGCCGGACTGGCTGGCGGCATTTGCTGTGGCAGGCGGTTTTACAGCTGCCATGTCAACGGTGAACGGTCTTGTTTTCGGAAACGCTGCAAATTTATCTGTGGATGTTATTAAAATAATGAGGCCGGAAACCAAACCATCCGAACTGATTACCATTGCCAGGGTTTTTGTGGCGATTATCATGGCCATATGCGTGTTTATCGCCTGGAATCCCAATACCCCCGTGGCTGAACTGTCCATCATTGCTTTTGGTACGGTAGCGGTAACCTTTTTTGCTCTGTGGGGTGCTTACTATTGGAAAAGAGCAACCGCAACGGGCGCTATTTTATCCATCCTTGTCGGGGTCTGTTTAAACATAACCTTCTTTTTTGTCGGCGGTAAAGCCATGGTTCTTTTCCCTCAAAAATCACTGTTTCAGCTGAACGGATTTCTTGCTTCGTTTATTATCGCAGGAATTGTTTTCTTTGTGGGATCTTACCTGACAACTCCGGGCAAAACCGAACAAAAAAGTCTTAAATTGTTTTTTCACCCGGTTTTAAACAAATAA